In Babylonia areolata isolate BAREFJ2019XMU chromosome 19, ASM4173473v1, whole genome shotgun sequence, a single window of DNA contains:
- the LOC143293793 gene encoding L-seryl-tRNA(Sec) kinase-like — protein MSRICLALLCGVPASGKSTLAAQIQDHVAQALPSHLCVLVLHYDKLIPAHLEQQLITQSCEQGDSLWKLMRIQITACVDHLLNVLTHGQKALTEFIRAMENDDDPSVSSPVTNSKLDYFVKPSSVDSALWERFVSLLRNSVEKTACCGHVSEGDLCSWLVVVDDNMHYSSMRYQYCQVARKYEAGLCIVHVACPLEEALQRNRSRAEDRVEDSVITAMHQRLEAPDSDKRPWEKYSASISGTSAADIQPLLEMVWEALMDPQRLPPEENTEEKVVSQYICSTSVIHQADQILRRCVSQHMAEAKGAGLSSTEMKRTSAELTKIRTSILNDMKHGKVTLPFQLDEKDVSNASKNTGSLLFQFVQALFRARIDVHCDCKVP, from the exons ATGAGCAGAATTTGCCTTGCACTGCTGTGTGGGGTGCCAGCCAGTGGCAAGTCAACACTAGCTGCACAGATCCAGGATCATGTGGCCCAAGCCCTGCCCTCACACCTCTGTGTGCTGGTGCTTCACTACGACAAGCTGATCCCTGCACACCTGGAGCAACAACTCATCACTCAGAGTTGTGAACAG ggtgatTCCCTGTGGAAACTGATGAGAATTCAGATCACAGCTTGTGTGGACCATTTATTGAATGTATTGACACATGGACAAAAGGCACTCACAGAGTTTATCCGTGCGATGGAAAACGATGATGATCCTTCTGTGTCTTCCCCTGTGACTAATAGTAAGCTGGATTATTTTGTCAAACCCTCCAGTGTGGACTCAGCACTGTGGGAAAGATTTGTGTCCTTGCTGAGGAACTCTGTAGAGAAGACAGCGTGTTGCGGACATGTGAGCGAAGGTGACCTGTGCTCGTGGCTTGTGGTGGTGGATGACAACATGCATTACAGCAGCATGCGTTACCAGTATTGTCAGGTGGCACGCAAAT ATGAAGCAGGCTTGTGTATAGTACATGTTGCGTGTCCCCTGGAGGAGGCGTTACAGCGAAACAGATCCAGGGCAGAGGACAGGGTGGaggacagtgtcatcacagccaTGCATCAGCGGTTGGAAGCACCTGACAGTGACAAACGCCCCTGGGAAAAATACTCTGCCAGTATCAGTGGGacatcagcagctgatat ACAGCCACTTCTGGAGATGGTTTGGGAAGCATTAATGGATCCACAACGACTTCCCCCAGAAGAGAACACAGAGGAAAAGGTTGTCAGTCAATACATCTGTTCCACCAGTGTCATCCACCAGGCTGACCAGATTCTTCGCAGATGTGTTTCACAGCACATGGCTGAAGCCAAAG GTGCTGGACTCAGCTCTACAGAGATGAAGAGGACTTCAGCAGAGTTGACGAAAATACGCACTTCCATTCTGAATGACATGAAGCATGGGAAAGTCACCCTCCCTTTTCAGCTGGATGAAAAAGATGTATCTAATGCAAGCAAGAACACTGGCAGTCTGTTGTTTCAGTTTGTGCAGGCTTTATTTCGTGCCAGGATAGATGTTCATTGTGACTGCAAAGTGCCATGA
- the LOC143293798 gene encoding lipid droplet-regulating VLDL assembly factor AUP1-like yields MAASNVNVEKLVILNRFEKGIGLLPLVFYLPLGIVLTIVRCFIFLHALLVFYFLSNISFVKNILLRVMFMVCGLVVTTDGSLHTDRHNLVLVANHMTSLDPFILNLVMRYILMVEHSWSGENFTQLCSQVTVSGQMSKDDRVQFIMKKTEESKVPLLFFPEGRRANSAYGLLKFRVLPFELGAAIQPIGIIARRWFFDISISTFNSPWWMDLLITFFVPFTVFSIKYLPLTECRDSESSEQFSERVQSNLAKGLGVAASDVTLADVKEFVKNGRQARPVATSMSRSPSSASKQTPSPSPDAQKTKPEVEVASSDPELNVMLKQVKDVLQHASSQAVLKDLEQTRDVDTTITNILEGRVDIQPKTPDAQPESLQKEVDASTFKAASFPKSAQARHLSLQERKQAMLEEARKRYKEKHGLH; encoded by the exons ATGGCTGCTTCAAATGTGAACGTCGAAAAACTTGTGATTTTGAACAG GTTTGAAAAAGGCATTGGTTTGCTGCCTCTGGTCTTCTATCTTCCGCTTGGAATTGTGCTGACCATTGTCCGATGTTTCATCTTTCTCCATGCTTTGTTGGTGTTCTACTTTCTCTCCAACATCTCTTTTGTAAAGAA CATACTGTTGCGTGTGATGTTCATGGTGTGTGGCCTCGTCGTGACCACCGATGGAAGTCTGCACACAGATCGTCACAACTTGGTGCTGGTGGCCAACCACATGACCAGCCTTGACCCCTTCATCCTTAACCTTGTGATGCGCTACATtctg ATGGTAGAGCATTCCTGGAGTGGTGAAAATTTTACTCAACTTTGCAGTCAAGTGACTGTCTCAGGGCAGATGAGCAAAGACGACAGGGTGCAGTTcataatgaaaaaaacagaag AATCCAaggttcctcttcttttcttccctgaGGGCAGAAGAGCCAACAGCGCATATGGACTACTTAAGTTCAG GGTGCTTCCATTTGAATTAGGTGCTGCAATTCAGCCT ATTGGAATCATAGCCAGGAGATGGTTTTTCGACATCAGTATT TCCACATTCAACAGTCCTTGGTGGATGGACCTGCTGATcactttttttgttcctttcacAGTCTTCAGTATCAA GTACCTGCCCCTGACGGAGTGTCGGGACTCAGAGAGCAGTGAACAGTTTTCGGAGCGCGTGCAGTCCAACCTGGCCAAAGGGCTGGGCGTGGCAGCCTCTGACGTCACACTGGCCGACGTCAAGGAGTTTGTGAAAAACGGACGGCAGGCCAGACCTGTGGCAACATCCATGTCACGGTCTCCGTCGTCTGCTTCCA AGCAGACCCCCAGTCCATCACCGGatgcacagaaaacaaaaccagaagTGGAAGTGGCGTCGTCAGATCCTGAACTGAATGTGATGCTGAAACAAGTGAAAGATGTTCTGCAGCATGCCAGCAGCCAGGCTGTGCTCAAAGACCTAG AGCAAACCCGAGATGTGGATACGACCATAACCAATATTCTGGAGGGTCGTGTTGATATTCAGCCCAAAACACCAGATGCTCAGCCTGAGTCACTGCAGAAAGAG GTGGATGCGTCTACCTTCAAGGCAGCCAGTTTCCCCAAGTCAGCGCAGGCACGACACCTGTCGCTGCAGGAACGCAAACAGGCCATGCTGGAGGAGGCCAGGAAGCGCTACAAAGAGAAACACGGCCTGCACTGA